The following coding sequences lie in one Carassius carassius chromosome 1, fCarCar2.1, whole genome shotgun sequence genomic window:
- the LOC132104257 gene encoding uncharacterized protein LOC132104257 has protein sequence MLWFCLFLWCLVGAFGDTYGLKPVSVKEGESVTLHTDREMRNNDVIQWRFGPENILIAEINVVDSSMTVNYDYDGRFKDRMKVDRQTGCLTITDTRIEHAGRYELKVKLMKKFFILTVYGAVDDRDEMKSVSVMEGNSVTLHTDTEMNNDLIQWRFGNYLIAEIEDTANGITIYDDVLEGRFRDGLQVDEETGSLSFTNARLEHSGFYQLQTNRTRKVFTLSVYAPLPVPVIFSYCPPSSSSASRCVLLCSAVNGGQGTLSWYKENHLMSSISVSDLSITLSLPLEMEYQDQNTYRCVLNNSFSEQTQHLDISEHCHTCSDSGHGCETVQAVIRLVVTALMGVAAVAAVVVLYYDIRSRRAEQNQAHPSISVI, from the exons AtgctttggttttgtttgttcttGTGGTGTCTGGTTG GTGCGTTTGGGGATACATATGGGCTGAAGCCAGTGTCAGTGAAGGAGGGAGAATCTGTAACTTTACACACTGATAGAGAAATGAGAAATAATGATGTGATTCAGTGGAGGTTCGGACCGGAAaacattttaatagctgaaatcaATGTGGTGGACAGCAGCATGACTGTAAATTATGATTATGATGGACGATTCAAAGACAGAATGAAGGTGGATCGTCAAACTGGATGTCTAAccatcacagacaccagaattGAACATGCTGGACGTTATGAACTAAAGGTCAAACTTATGAAGAAGTTCTTCATTCTCACTGTCTATG GCGCGGTTGACGATAGGGAtgagatgaagtcagtttcagtGATGGAGGGAAACTCTGTCACTCTACACACTGATACTGAAATGAACAATGATCTGATTCAGTGGAGGTTTGGGAACTATTTAATAGCTGAAATCGAGGATACGGCCAACGGCATCACTATATATGATGATGTTCTTGAAGGGCGATTCAGAGACGGACTGCAGGTCGATGAGGAAACTGGATCTTTGAGCTTCACAAATGCCAGACTTGAACACTCAGGATTTTATCAACTACAGACCAACCGTACGAGGAAGGTTTTTACTCTAAGTGTCTATG CTCCtctgcctgttcctgtcatcTTCAGCTACTGTCCTCCATCATCGTCATCAGCATCCAGATGTGTGCTGCTGTGCTCAGCGGTGAATGGGGGTCAGGGGACTCTCTCTTGGTACAAAGAAAACCATTTaatgtccagcatcagtgtgtctgaccTCAGCAtcactctctctctgcctctggaGATGGAATATCAGGATCAAAACACTTACAGATGTGTGCTAAACAATTCATTCTCTGAGCAAactcaacatctggacatcagTGAACActgtcacacatgttcag ACTCAGGCCACGGTTGTGAGACCGTTCaagctgtgatccgattggtcGTCACTGCTCTAATGGGCGTGGCTGCTGTGGCTGCTGTGGTTGTTCTGTATTATGACATCAGATCCAGAAGAGCTGAACAGAATCAAGCACATCCTTCCATTTCAGTAATCTAA